A stretch of the Lolium perenne isolate Kyuss_39 chromosome 3, Kyuss_2.0, whole genome shotgun sequence genome encodes the following:
- the LOC127344818 gene encoding protein LURP-one-related 8 — protein sequence MAKVHPNMVPAPGAVVVQAASSIAERAEEAPTTLTVWRKSLLFDCKGFTVFDAKGNLAYRVDSYASETGDEVVLMDAAGRPAFTVRRKRFSLHGEQWLVFAGEETRRPVYAVRRSGRGKTMAHVTACAGGGASPSSPSYEVEGSYARRCCVVYDAERRAVAEVKPKEVVGTDVFRLVVQPGVGVSLAMAVVVALEQMFARPSLLRSWST from the coding sequence ATGGCGAAGGTTCACCCCAACATGGTACCCGCGCCGGGCGCCGTCGTCGTCCAGGCGGCCAGCTCCATCGCCGAGCGAGCGGAGGAGGCGCCGACGACGCTGACGGTGTGGCGCAAGTCGCTGCTGTTCGACTGCAAGGGGTTCACGGTGTTCGACGCCAAGGGCAACCTGGCCTACCGCGTCGACAGCTACGCGTCCGAGACCGGCGACGAGGTGGTCCTCATGGACGCGGCCGGCCGCCCCGCCTTCACCGTCCGCCGCAAGCGGTTCAGCCTGCATGGCGAGCAGTGGCTCGTGTTCGCCGGCGAGGAGACGCGGCGGCCAGTCTACGCTGTCCGGCGGAGCGGGCGGGGGAAGACGATGGCGCACGTCACGGCGTGCGCCGGTGGTGGGGCCTCTCCCTCGTCGCCGTCGTACGAGGTGGAGGGGTCGTACGCGCGGCGGTGCTGCGTGGTGTACGACGCCGAGAGGCGCGCGGTGGCGGAGGTGAAGCCCAAGGAAGTGGTCGGCACGGACGTATTCCGCCTGGTGGTGCAGCCCGGCGTCGGCGTGTCTCTCGCCATGGCTGTCGTGGTGGCGCTGGAGCAGATGTTCGCCAGGCCGTCCCTCCTCAGGAGCTGGTCCACATGA